A single window of Lytechinus variegatus isolate NC3 chromosome 8, Lvar_3.0, whole genome shotgun sequence DNA harbors:
- the LOC121420762 gene encoding uncharacterized protein LOC121420762 — protein sequence MAKELKATITQSLERPVCLTTFTDPKILSCSHTYCKVCLERLLESHGDDQMIRCPVCRDYTQVPNQDVCKLPASLAFRNLIEDVKNQHQICTNCDSEDKSKAAVYCQDCGEYLCATCHNMHSQWKNFVDHEIIAMNEISSGKVSIRRYRKCRKHPKEDEECFCSNCRRFTCFRCVIMEHKDQGHQVIESAVYESHHTKTIEELKSKVEKKQSCFQNYIDFIDKEQKCVDDAMKHCADDIVKAYDEAVQQLTENREILLGEVKGKTERVEEALGEMKKSAQQRINQLTTIAEMVTNRRNAPVDMDTLAVYDTLCEDLQEALNQENPDYEQPNKTCMKAKNSSFERNSGKNELGLGKIVNVVVKSIALPIKNRMNAMINTPDGRMAVVYGRGYGVNIFSAAGCLQQTVLKDIHILALGFLSDGRCAVTDSSNTLALYTPEFTKLDVMFETLNWNEGGFANLTIDSYNLIYVSYMRAKKILVFLSAGGKAIKEIPCHGYEPFRITSYSDSLIIWTGNILLLIDKEGKVKHALRKQGNNSPFAAVSQSNTILIAMLNHNKGLVSIAEYTDELKHVRDLVNEYKIEKPERGWCYLQQYRSGEIAFCTRHNLYIIHGSRGGMVGSWGPGTPYWRSKKKVKARGKEGKREEKKKNGKRKRMKTSE from the coding sequence ATGGCCAAAGAATTAAAAGCGACAATTACTCAGAGTCTGGAGCGTCCTGTTTGTCTGACTACATTCACTGATCCAAAGATCCTGTCTTGTTCCCACACCTACTGCAAGGTCTGTCTGGAAAGGCTCTTGGAATCCCATGGTGACGATCAGATGATCCGATGCCCTGTCTGCAGAGATTATACCCAGGTCCCAAACCAAGATGTCTGCAAACTACCAGCAAGCCTAGCTTTCAGGAATCTTATAGAGGACGTGAAAAATCAACATCAGATTTGCACGAATTGTGATTCCGAGGATAAGTCCAAAGCTGCTGTCTACTGCCAAGACTGTGGCGAATATCTGTGTGCTACTTGCCACAATATGCACTCTCAGTGGAAAAACTTCGTCGATCATGAGATCATAGCCATGAATGAGATCTCATCAGGAAAAGTGTCAATACGTAGATACcggaaatgcaggaaacatccgAAAGAAGACGAAGAATGTTTCTGTTCTAACTGTAGGAGATTCACATGCTTCAGGTGTGTTATTATGGAACATAAAGATCAAGGACACCAGGTCATTGAGTCAGCTGTTTATGAAAGTCATCACACGAAGACCATCGAAGAGCTTAAATCCAAGGTGGAGAAGAAACAATCTTGCTTTCAGAATTACATCGATTTCATCGATAAAGAGCAGAAGTGTGTGGATGATGCTATGAAGCATTGCGCAGATGACATCGTCAAAGCATATGATGAAGCAGTTCAGCAGTTGACAGAGAATAGAGAAATCCTACTTGGTGAAGTCAAGGGAAAGACTGAAAGAGTAGAGGAAGCCCTGGGAGAGATGAAGAAATCAGCTCAGCAGCGCATCAATCAGTTGACGACCATTGCTGAGATGGTAACCAATAGGAGAAATGCACCAGTAGACATGGACACTTTGGCTGTGTATGACACTTTATGTGAAGACCTACAAGAGGCCTTAAATCAGGAAAATCCTGATTATGAGCAGCCGAATAAAACATGCATGAAGGCGaaaaattccagttttgagagaAATAGCGGAAAGAACGAGTTAGGTCTTGGTAAAATTGTTAATGTAGTTGTAAAGAGCATTGCTTTGCCTATTAAGAATAGAATGAATGCCATGATAAACACACCAGATGGTAGGATGGCAGTAGTATATGGGAGAGGATATGGCGTGAACATCTTCTCTGCTGCTGGTTGTCTCCAGCAGACAGTCCTCAAGGATATTCATATTCTTGCATTAGGTTTCCTCTCTGATGGTCGATGTGCTGTAACTGATAGTTCAAACACTTTAGCACTGTACACACCAGAGTTCACAAAGTTGGATGTGATGTTTGAGACTCTGAATTGGAATGAAGGTGGGTTTGCTAACCTCACTATTGATAGTTATAATCTGATATATGTGAGCTACATGAGAGCCAAGAAGATCCTGGTGTTCTTATCAGCAGGTGGGAAGGCAATCAAGGAGATACCATGCCACGGATATGAACCTTTCCGAATCACTTCTTACAGTGATTCACTAATCATTTGGACAGGTAATATTCTACTATTGATAGACAAAGAAGGTAAAGTAAAGCATGCATTGAGGAAACAAGGTAATAATTCCCCCTTCGCTGCAGTGTCTCAAAGCAATACAATCCTGATAGCCATGTTGAACCACAATAAAGGTTTGGTGAGTATTGCGGAGTACACTGACGAGCTGAAGCACGTTCGGGACCTCGTTAATGAGTACAAGATTGAGAAGCCTGAGAGAGGTTGGTGTTATCTCCAGCAGTACCGATCAGGAGAGATCGCCTTCTGCACTCGTCATAACCTCTATATCATACACGGATCCAGGGGAGGAATGGTAGGCTCGTGGGGCCCGGGtaccccctattggcggagcaaaaagaAGGTAAAAGCGAGggggaaagaagggaaaagagaggagaaaaaaaagaacggGAAACGTAAGAGGATGAAGACGAGTGAgtaa